The genome window GCCAGGGTTTCGACGACCCGTTCGTGCTCACGCCGCTCGGCAAACACCAGGGCGAGCGCGTAGGCGCCCCTGACGCCACGCGGCTCGAGCGCGACGAGTCGCCGCGCCACCGCCTCGGCGGCGTCGTAGTCTCTCGCCCGGCGTTCGGCCTCGCTGAGCAGATAGAGCCCCCCCGGCTCCGTGGGCGCGAGCTTCACGGCATCCTCGAGCACCACCCTGGCGGCCGCGGGCTCGCCCGCGGTCAGCAGCGCCGAGCCCTGCCGCACGCGCAGCTCCGCGTTGCGTGGACTCATCGCGGCCGCATGACCGTAGGCCTCGGCCGCGCCCGCGAAGTCGCGCTGGCGCTCGAGCAACTCGGCGAGCGTCACCCAGCCACGGAAGTGGCGCGGCTCGTCGGCGAGCGTGCCCTGCAGGACGGAAACGGCCTCGGCGGGCTGGCCGTTCTTCTCGTGCGCTTCGGCCAGCAGCACCACCGCCTCGGCAATGCCCGGCTCCTCGGCGACCAGCCAGCCGAGCACGTCGATGGCCTTGCTCCAGTTGCCGGTGCGCACGTAGAGCCGGCCGAGCCCGAGGTGCAGGCCGAGGTCGAAGCGCCGATCGACCCGGGCGCGCTCGAGGTGATGGATCGCCTTCTCGATCTCCGGGCTCCCGGCGGCCGCGGGTTCGTCGTCGCGGCGGCCCTGGGCCAGGGCGGCGTAGACCGTGCCGAGCACCCAGTGCGCCTCGCCGTTGTCGGGGTCGAGGCGCAGGGCCTCCTCGGCCGAGGCCACCGCGTCCTCGGCGCGGTTCTGTCGCGCGTACAGTCCCGCGAGTTCGGCGCGCACCTCGGCGGCCCTCGGGTCGGCGCGGCCGGCTCGCTCGAGCGCCGCCACGGCCCCGTCGGCATCGCCCTCACCCTCGAGCCGCCGTGCCCGCAGGAACTCGTAGTACGCTTCGGCCGCGGCCACTGCGGTCTCGGTGCCGGGCGGTGGCGGTGGCGCCGGCACCTGGCTGGGCAACGCCGTGGCGGTCCAGGCCGCGAGCAGGAGAGCTACCATCGTCATTCGATTGTTTCACAGGCAGGCCCGGCACGTCAGCGGGCGGGCGCCGACCCCTCTGGTATAGTGGGCGCCCTGGAGGCAACACGGTGCCCATCGATCCCGAACTGCTCGAAATCCTGGCGTGCCCGGAGTGCAAGACCCCCGTCGTGCTCGTCAACGACGGCACCGGGCTGAAGTGCGAGCAGTGCCGCCGCGTGTTCCCCATCAAGGACGACATCCCGGTGATGCTCCTCGACGAGGCCACCATCGAGGCGTAGAGCGTCGACCCGGTGAAGGTCCTGCTCATCCGGCTCCGGCTCATCGGCGATGTCGTGTTCACGACGCCTGCCGTGCGGGCACTGCGCCGGGCCCTTCCTGCTGCCCACTTCACGTATCTCGTCGAGCCGTTGGCCTCGCCGATCGTGCAGGACAACCCCCACATCGATGCGCGCCTCGTGGTGCCGCGCACGCGTGGCGCCGCGCGGATCGCCGACGACCTCGGCCTCGCGCGGCGGCTGCGCGCGGCGCGGTTCGATGCGGTGGTCGACTTCCACGGCGGGCCGCGGGGCTCGTGGCTGGCCTGGGCCTCGGGCGCGCCGGTGCGGGCGGGGTACGCCGTGCCGGGACGGGGCTGGATGTACACGCATCGCGTCGACCGGCCGCGCGGGCAGGGCCACGGACACGCCGTCGAGAACCAGTGGGCGGTCGCGCGCCTGCTGGCTCCGACGCTGCCGGCCACCCCGGATCCGGCCCGCGACCCGGTCGAGCTCGTCGAGTCGCCCGACGCGGCCCGGCGGGTCGAGGCCGCGTTCGCGGCGGCCGGGCTCGGCGCGCGCGATCGGGTGGTGATCATCCACGCCAGTGCGGGCAACCCGTTCCGGCGCTGGCCGGCCGAGGCCTTCGTCGACCTCGTGACCCGGCTGGCGACGGCGGCCCCGAATCGTCGTATCATCCTGCAATCGGGGCCCTCGGATGCCGACGCCGCGCGTCGCATCGGCGACGACGCACGCCGGCGGTTGGGGCGCGGCGACGATCGCGCGGTGGTCGATCTCGGCGAGCTGCCGCTGCTGGAGCTGCACGCGGCGATTCGCCGGTCGGCGCTGTTCATCGGTGGCGACAGCGGGCCGCTGCACATCGCGGCGACGACGCCGACGCCAATCGTGGCGCTGTACGGCCCGTCGGTGCCGGGGCAGTGCCGGCCGTGGCGCGACCCGGAGTGGCCGACTGCGGGAGTCGACTCGGGCCCGCTCGCGTGCCGGCCGTGCGACCAGCGGCGCTGCGTGCCGGGAGACTTCCGCTGCCTGACCGGGCTCGCGCCCCGCGCGGTGCACGAGGCCGCCGAGCGGCTGCTCGGGTGAGCGCCCTGCCGGGGCGAGAGACTGTGACATGACGACCACGACGCTCGCCGCGCCGCACACACCGCCGGGTCGCCTCGAATGGGCGGCGCTCGTGGCGCTCGTCTGCTTCGTCGCGTCGCTGCAGGTGTCGATTGCGGCGGCGGGCATCCTGCTGAGCATCACGCTCGCCGCGTGGGCGGCCGTCGTGGCGAGCGGCCACGAGCGGGTCGAAGTGCCGCGGATGTTCTGGCCGCTGGCCGCCTACGCGGGCGCGACGCTCGTCTCGGTGGCCTTCTCGCGCGATTCGCTCACGAGCCTCGTCGACTCGAAGCAGCTGCTGCTGTTCCTCATCGTGCCGGTCGTCTACCGCCTCGCGCGGGGCGACCGCGCCGCGGCGTTGACGACCGTCATCATCACCGTCGGCGCGATCAGCGCGGTCATCGGCATCGTGCAGTACGGGGTCCTGCAGTACGACCACCTCGGCCGGCGGCCGCAGGGCGTGCTCTCGCACTACATGACCTACTCGGGCCTGCTGATGCTCGTGAGCGGGGTCGCCGCCGCCCGTCTGATCTATCGCACGGAAGACAGGCTCTGGCCTGCGCTCGTGATGCCGGCGCTGCTCGTCGCCCTGGGGCTGACGTTCACGCGGAGCGCGTGGGTGGGCGCGTGCGCGGCCATCAGCCTGCTGCTGATGCTTCGCGACCGGCGCCTGCTGGCACTCGTGCCCGTCGCGCTCGCGCTGTCGATCGCCTTCGCCCCGGCCAGCGTCACCGATCGTATCTACTCGATGTTCGACCTCAACGATCCGTCGAACCGCGACCGCGTGGCGATGATGGAATCGGGCCTCAGCATGGTGCGGGACCATCCGCTCACGGGGCTCGGACCGAACATGGTCGAGGTCGCGTACCCTTCGTATCGCACCGAACGGGCGGTGAACGAGTTCAACCCGCACCTCCACAACGTGCCCATGCACATCGCGGCCGAGCGCGGACTGCCGGCGCTGGCGATCTGGTGCTGGTTCATCGCCACGCTCGCCTGGGACATGGTGCGGCGACTCCGGACGAGCCGGCAGCCGGCGTATGCCGCGGCGGCGCTCGCGGCCGTCGTCAGCATGCTGGCCGCCGGGTTCTTCGAGTACAACTTCGGCGACTCGGAGTTCCTGATGCTGTTCCTCGTGCTCATCACGCTGCCGTACGCGGTTGAGCCCGATCGGCCCGCGCCCCCGGCCTGATGTCCTCCCTGACGCCCGACCGCGCGGTCGGCCTGGCCGCCCGGTTTCCCGGCTGTCGACTGCTCGTCGTCGGCGACGTGATGATCGACGAGTTCCTCGTCGGCGACGTCAGCCGCATTTCGCCCGAGGCCCCGGTCCCCGTGGTGCGGTACGAGCGGGAGGAGGCGCGCCTCGGCGGCGCCGCCAACGTCGCGCACAACGTGCGGGCGTTCGGCGCCGAGGTCGATCTCGTCGGTCTGGTGGGCCGCGACGCGGCGGCCGAACGCGTCGCCGCCGAGCTGCGGCAGCTCGGCATCGGCGCCGACGGCCTCGTCCACGACGCGACGCGTCCGACCACGCGCAAGGTCCGCATCGTGACGACGCGGCATCAGCAGGTGGCGCGTCTCGACTACGAGTCGGAGGCCGACGCCGGCGGCGAGGCGGTGGCCGGGCTCGTCGACGCCGTGCGCGCGCGCGTCGGCGAGGCCGACGTCGTCGTCGTGTCCGATTACCTCAAGGGCGTCGTCACCGCCGAGGTGATGACGGCGCTCGTCGAGGCGACTTCCGCGCGCGGTGTGCCGCTGCTCGTCGACCCGAAGATCCCGCACATCGATCACTACCGGGGGGCGTCGCTCGTCACCCCCAACCAGCACGAAGCGGAGATCGCCACCTCGTGCCGCATCCGAACGGCCGACGAGGTGCGTGCGGCGGCGCGGGCCTTCCAGCGCCGGGCCGGCTGCGTGTCGGTGCTCATCACGCGCGGTGAGCACGGCATGTTCCTGCTCGAGGGCCGCTGGCCGGCCGAGGTCGACCCGGCGTCGCGTACCGCGGACGTCGTGCACGAACTGGAGCTGACCGCCGTGGCCCGCGAGGTCGCCGACGTCACCGGGGCGGGCGACACGGTGATTGCGACGATCGGGCTCGCACTGGCCGCCGGCGCCTCGCTGGCCGAGGCGGCCGCGCTCGCCAACTACGCGGCCGGCGTCGCCGTCGGCAAGTTCGGCTCGGCGACGGTGTCCGCCGAGGAGTTGTGCGCGGCCGTCGCCGCGCCTTCCTCATGATCGATAGCCACGAACGCTTCATGCGGCGCGCGATCGCGCTCACGGCGCACTGCCCCGACCTGCCGTTTGGCGCTGTGATCGTCGATCCCGACGCGGGTCTGGTCGTCGCCGAGGGCTGGAACCGTTCCGCCGTCAACCCGACGTGGCACGGCGAACTCGACGCGATCAACCGGCTGGCCGCCTCACCGCACGCGAGCCGCGCGCGGCGCCTCGTGCTGTACACGACCGCCGAGCCCTGCCCCATGTGCATGGGCGCGGTCTTCTGGAGCGGCCTCACGACCGTCGTCTACGGGACGTCGATCCGCTTCCTGCAGGCGCACGGCTGGCGGCAGATCGACATCCTCGCCGACGAGGTCGCGCGGCGCACTCCGGGCTGGACCTGCGAAATCGTCGGCGGCGTACTCGAGCGGGAGTGCAATGCGCTGTTCGAGGCGGCACGCCCGGCAGGCGGTTGATGACGGCGGCCGCGCGAGCGCCGGTGGCGCCCGAGGTCACCCGCGTACGCGGCTGCCGCTCCAGGGGTTCACGACCGGCACGCCGGTCGGGCGAACGTCGGACGTGTTTCGCGTGACGAAGGTCAACCCGTAGTGGAGCGCGGTCGCTGCGAGCTGGGCGTCGACCGTCGGCAGCGTGTGCCGGCGCCGCTTCGCGAGCGCCTCGACCTGCCCCCAGCGTTCGGCGACGCCTTCGTCGAATGGCAGCCATCGACCGGCGAAGCGGAGTCGCAGGTCGTGATTCAACCACGCCTGAAGTGGCCCCCGCCTGGCATCGCGCTCGTCGATCAGGTCGATCCCCTTGCGCACCTCGCCGATGGTGATGACGCTGAGAAAACAGAGCTCTTCAGGGGTGGCCTCGATCCACGCGACGACACCCCGGTCGGGCCTCGGTTTCATCAACTCGGAGATGACGTTGGTGTCGAGGAGGAAGCCGGGGCCTGGCGCTACCACGAGAGGCCCCGCGTCGCGTCGCGCTTCCTGGTCAGGTCGAGCGTCGCCGCGCCACCCGGGGCGGCCTGGAAGAACTGCAGCAGCGTGCGGGCCTCACGGGCGCGCGCCGCGGCCGACTCGTACTGCTCGGCGGCGACGACGACCACCGCCTCGCTGCCGTGCTTGACGATCCGCTGGGGTCCCTCCGTCCGGACGCGCCGGAACAGCTCGCTGAACCTGGCCTTGGCCTCGTGCAGCTGCCAGTCGTGATTCGAAGGCGTCATGAGTTCAGACTAGCATGACCTAGTCTAAGTGACTAGAATGGCTCGGTCCTCGGCGCCCGGATCGCATGCGGGCCAGGCCGCGCCGCGGCGCGCCCGCCCACCGCCACCCACACGAACAGCCCGAGCACCGCGTTGTACGCAATAAACAGCACGCCCAGCATCAGCCGCGCGCCGGCTCCCGGCCACGACGCGAGGCGCGCCTCGAGCCGCCGGACCGCGGTCGCCTCCGCCGCGGTGGCCGCGAACTCGAGATCGCCCCAGTGTTCGCGCCCGCCGAGAAACGCCGCCCCGCCGCCGTGACGCGGCTCGCGCGAGGCGAGCACGTCGATGCCTTCACCAGCGCCCGCGAGCGGGACGCCGATCTCCACCCGGTACCGTCGCCCGGCCGAACCGGCGATCGGCGGGAACCTGATCGTGTGGTGCCGCGTCGCCACGACCTCGTCGAACCTTCGCGCCATCCGGAAGAGCGGCCGGAAACTGCGATCCTCGGCGATTTCCGCGATCTCGAACACGACGTCGAGGTCCGCGCGCGGGGACGCGCCCGCCGGACGCGCGCGCACGGTGACGCCCGAGAGCCCGTTCGCGTCGACACGAAACGTCTGCGCGACGGTGACGGGGCCCGCGACCTCGCCGAGCCAGACGGGCGAACGCCCCGCCGCGACCTCGGGCACGCCGTAGTCGACGATGGCGAGCGCCCAGACCTGGTACACGAGCAGGCCGCCGAACACCAGGCCGAAGACGAGAAGACGACGTCCCACGCGCTCATCATACCGGGGCGGCGCGTGGCGTCGTCGAGCCGGCCGCCTCGAGCCCGTCACCGCCAGCCCGCCTGTCGGCCAGCAGCCGATCGCAGGGTAATCGACTGAAATCGCAGAAGTTAGCGCACTCGTCCGATTGACACCCCTTCCGGCGATTCGCTAGACTCGCGCGGTGTCGGCCCCGCTCGCCGTCGCGCTCGACCGCATCTCGAAGCGCTACGTCCTCTATCGCCGCCGCGCCGGCGGCCTCAAAGACCGCCTCGTCTCGACCCTCAAGGGCCAGCGCGAAGAGCGTGAGGACCTCTGGGCGCTGCGCGCCGTCTCGCTCGACGTCGCCCGCGGCGAGACGCTCGCGCTCATCGGCCCGAACGGCTGCGGCAAGAGCACCCTGCTCCAGGTCGTCGCCGGCATCCTCGAGCCCGACGAGGGCCACGCCCAGGTCAGCGGCCGGGTGACGTCGCTGCTCGAGCTCGGTGCGGGCTTCAGCCCCGACCTGTCGGGCCGCGAGAACATCTACCTGAACGCGTCGCTCCACGGCCTCACCCGTGCCGACACGCACCGCGTCTTCGACGCGATCGTCGAGTTCGCCGAGCTCGCCCGCTTCATCGACATGCCCGTGCGCAACTACTCGTCGGGCATGTACATGCGCCTCGGCTTCGCCGTGGCCGTGCACCTCGATCCCGAGATCGTGCTCGTCGACGAGGCGTTCGCCGTGGGCGACGAGTCGTTCCAGCGCAAGTGCTTGCGCAAGCTGAAGGAGTTCCAGGAGCGGGGCCTCACCATCGTCATCGTGTCGCACGACCTTCTGCTCGTCGAGCGTGTCGCGACGCATGCCTGCCTGCTGATGAAGGGCGAGGTCGCAGCCACGGGCCAGCCCGGCGAGGTGATCGCGCGCTACCACCAGCTCGCCGCGGCCGACGGCCAGGTGGCCGGCGAGATCCGCTGGGGCACGCGCGAGATCGTCATCACGTCGGTGGCGATCGAGGACGAGGGGGGCCAGCCGCTGACGTCGCTGCGCACCGGCGAGGGTCTCTCCATCGTCATGCGCTACGAGGCGCGCGAACCGGTCGAGCGGCCGGTCTTCGGCCTCGCCATCTACCGTGACGACGGCGTGCACCTCACCGGGCCGAACACGCGCATGAACGGCTTCCCCATCGCCGGCGTGCACGGGCCGGGCAGCGTCCGCTACGACGTCGCCCGCCTGCCG of Acidobacteriota bacterium contains these proteins:
- a CDS encoding bifunctional hydroxymethylpyrimidine kinase/phosphomethylpyrimidine kinase, whose amino-acid sequence is MSSLTPDRAVGLAARFPGCRLLVVGDVMIDEFLVGDVSRISPEAPVPVVRYEREEARLGGAANVAHNVRAFGAEVDLVGLVGRDAAAERVAAELRQLGIGADGLVHDATRPTTRKVRIVTTRHQQVARLDYESEADAGGEAVAGLVDAVRARVGEADVVVVSDYLKGVVTAEVMTALVEATSARGVPLLVDPKIPHIDHYRGASLVTPNQHEAEIATSCRIRTADEVRAAARAFQRRAGCVSVLITRGEHGMFLLEGRWPAEVDPASRTADVVHELELTAVAREVADVTGAGDTVIATIGLALAAGASLAEAAALANYAAGVAVGKFGSATVSAEELCAAVAAPSS
- a CDS encoding O-antigen ligase family protein, with product MTTTTLAAPHTPPGRLEWAALVALVCFVASLQVSIAAAGILLSITLAAWAAVVASGHERVEVPRMFWPLAAYAGATLVSVAFSRDSLTSLVDSKQLLLFLIVPVVYRLARGDRAAALTTVIITVGAISAVIGIVQYGVLQYDHLGRRPQGVLSHYMTYSGLLMLVSGVAAARLIYRTEDRLWPALVMPALLVALGLTFTRSAWVGACAAISLLLMLRDRRLLALVPVALALSIAFAPASVTDRIYSMFDLNDPSNRDRVAMMESGLSMVRDHPLTGLGPNMVEVAYPSYRTERAVNEFNPHLHNVPMHIAAERGLPALAIWCWFIATLAWDMVRRLRTSRQPAYAAAALAAVVSMLAAGFFEYNFGDSEFLMLFLVLITLPYAVEPDRPAPPA
- a CDS encoding type II toxin-antitoxin system VapC family toxin, yielding MKPRPDRGVVAWIEATPEELCFLSVITIGEVRKGIDLIDERDARRGPLQAWLNHDLRLRFAGRWLPFDEGVAERWGQVEALAKRRRHTLPTVDAQLAATALHYGLTFVTRNTSDVRPTGVPVVNPWSGSRVRG
- a CDS encoding ABC transporter ATP-binding protein, giving the protein MSAPLAVALDRISKRYVLYRRRAGGLKDRLVSTLKGQREEREDLWALRAVSLDVARGETLALIGPNGCGKSTLLQVVAGILEPDEGHAQVSGRVTSLLELGAGFSPDLSGRENIYLNASLHGLTRADTHRVFDAIVEFAELARFIDMPVRNYSSGMYMRLGFAVAVHLDPEIVLVDEAFAVGDESFQRKCLRKLKEFQERGLTIVIVSHDLLLVERVATHACLLMKGEVAATGQPGEVIARYHQLAAADGQVAGEIRWGTREIVITSVAIEDEGGQPLTSLRTGEGLSIVMRYEAREPVERPVFGLAIYRDDGVHLTGPNTRMNGFPIAGVHGPGSVRYDVARLPLLPGRYVVSVSVYDHDLATAFDHRERVATFSVIEGGTLERFGLFTLDGSWRLDPADDPASRAAT
- a CDS encoding tetratricopeptide repeat protein, with amino-acid sequence MVALLLAAWTATALPSQVPAPPPPPGTETAVAAAEAYYEFLRARRLEGEGDADGAVAALERAGRADPRAAEVRAELAGLYARQNRAEDAVASAEEALRLDPDNGEAHWVLGTVYAALAQGRRDDEPAAAGSPEIEKAIHHLERARVDRRFDLGLHLGLGRLYVRTGNWSKAIDVLGWLVAEEPGIAEAVVLLAEAHEKNGQPAEAVSVLQGTLADEPRHFRGWVTLAELLERQRDFAGAAEAYGHAAAMSPRNAELRVRQGSALLTAGEPAAARVVLEDAVKLAPTEPGGLYLLSEAERRARDYDAAEAVARRLVALEPRGVRGAYALALVFAERREHERVVETLAPALDRQTSGQTGRGLVGPLVNLGFAYQQLGRYEDAVSSFERAKAAAGGDASMDVYVAQAWLTAKQYDRAVDVARAARTASPTDARLVRVEARALVERGDVEEGLGLLRAQAGADAGLDAVLALADGYAAARRWDDATHVLDQAGARFPADVAVAFQRGAVLEQQGRFADAEAAFRQALTLESGHAPTLNYLGYMLAERGERLDEAIALVSRALEHDPYNGAYLDSLGWAYFKRGDLDRAFDLVGRAAAMLPTNSVVQDHLGDVLAARRDLPGAIDAWERALAGDRETIDEAAIRAKIDHARRAVP
- a CDS encoding type II toxin-antitoxin system Phd/YefM family antitoxin, producing the protein MTPSNHDWQLHEAKARFSELFRRVRTEGPQRIVKHGSEAVVVVAAEQYESAAARAREARTLLQFFQAAPGGAATLDLTRKRDATRGLSW
- a CDS encoding nucleoside deaminase, whose amino-acid sequence is MIDSHERFMRRAIALTAHCPDLPFGAVIVDPDAGLVVAEGWNRSAVNPTWHGELDAINRLAASPHASRARRLVLYTTAEPCPMCMGAVFWSGLTTVVYGTSIRFLQAHGWRQIDILADEVARRTPGWTCEIVGGVLERECNALFEAARPAGG
- a CDS encoding glycosyltransferase family 9 protein produces the protein MKVLLIRLRLIGDVVFTTPAVRALRRALPAAHFTYLVEPLASPIVQDNPHIDARLVVPRTRGAARIADDLGLARRLRAARFDAVVDFHGGPRGSWLAWASGAPVRAGYAVPGRGWMYTHRVDRPRGQGHGHAVENQWAVARLLAPTLPATPDPARDPVELVESPDAARRVEAAFAAAGLGARDRVVIIHASAGNPFRRWPAEAFVDLVTRLATAAPNRRIILQSGPSDADAARRIGDDARRRLGRGDDRAVVDLGELPLLELHAAIRRSALFIGGDSGPLHIAATTPTPIVALYGPSVPGQCRPWRDPEWPTAGVDSGPLACRPCDQRRCVPGDFRCLTGLAPRAVHEAAERLLG
- a CDS encoding Trm112 family protein, yielding MPIDPELLEILACPECKTPVVLVNDGTGLKCEQCRRVFPIKDDIPVMLLDEATIEA